Within Wyeomyia smithii strain HCP4-BCI-WySm-NY-G18 chromosome 2, ASM2978416v1, whole genome shotgun sequence, the genomic segment TTTTCCTTCCTTTTCCAATTTTCCACATTTCCTAAGGGGTgtataaaaagaaaatgatatttgtaacggcctaataaCAAATGTTCAACGCGACGAATAATGTCAATCGATTCTTCTGTCATGACGTACGTCATATTGAAGACAGACGTTTAAGCTGAATTCCTAACTCGTGTAAAGATTTTTAGTACTCCCAATACGctaccagatagcgctaccagcgAGGTGTATTAGACACGGTGCACCTGTGAATTAATTTGATGGTAGCGATTAAGTCACCACGCGGCCCTTGTGTACACCTGATTTATAACGTATTTCTGTTTGAAAATTACACGGAATTTTCGATTAAACATAATGCTCTCTCGAACGTCTATCTGTGGCTATACCCTTCGTCGAAAGTAGTGCGCTGTACAGTATATCAGATATTATACAGCGTCACTACTTCCGAGGTTGGGTGTAACGTACGGTATAGGAGACAAATCGATTGTCGCTGGTTGAGTATTCCAATTTTCAAATGGAtgaatagtatatatatatatcatcaGATAATTCgcgaatacactaaagtcgattttttcgtggtttttacgtggctattttttcgattttcgaatttatgcggttttcaaattttttatccaCTCTCTTTAATCtcagagaatgaattgtattaTATTGATCGTAAACTTCAGAAAAACTGTGCTTGTTGTTGGAGAACCACAAATAACGcacaaaaaacatattttcataaaaaacagaaatttcCTAAATTTATTATTGACATATCTCAAAACcgaatgcatttagaaagtCAGTAACTAAAAATTACTATTAGAATCATATTACGTCattggaatatattttttctcgaaaaggttgaaattaaaaaaaaaaattaaagcttaaCTTTGAAGTAAAAATTTGTCTTAGATTTCTTCAATATTGaaaataggttatgtttccatttaattctactatcaaACTACATTTATTAATTTTACATTTCTTTATCCAAAGCTTTTTATCAAAGGTTGCGGGATAATATCAAGTTCGACAAAAATTAATTCTAGGGGAAAGTTTAATTCGTTTTTGATTACAGTTTAACTAGCAAGTTAATAGTTAAGTTAGTTtaatagcaagtcagtcccatttgcatttttaccgaaattgagttaataagcggaaatggtagctaactATGCGAAGTTTCGTAACAATAAATAAACTCAATTACTTTGTTCCGAAAAACTtcgggaaaacatccaaacatattgtcccatctcgtaagaagcaatgttatgaaattacataaaaatgtgtttttctcggcttgctgaaaatgcaaatgggactgacttgctatgcgcggcagagTAGAGGTAACAGTACTCTTGAGGCTTTCTCAAAAGTAGGTATTTAGCAGACGCGATTAAAAAGATTTTACAAGTGAATTTTACGCGTTTCAACGGTACCTGTTCCTTCCCGGATTACAACTCTGTTCACAGTGTTGATCGACAACACAACCTGGAAATACCagcataaaataaaataaatcaaaaacagCATCAGCATTCTTCCAGACTTTATTTTCTCAATTACTAATAAATAAATTCACTAAATCTATACAACAACATCAACACGTGTACTGATGTGCGGTGGTTCTTCCTTTCTGGCGTCTCGCTAAAAAACCCTCTTTTTGCTAGAATCGCCACCAGTCACGCATATAGCTTCACGATCAAACAGCATCCGCTTTGAATAAGAAAGTTCTCCTTCGTCTCAGCGGAAGCGATGGGATTCCTTTTCTGAGATCAGCAACCGTTGACACGATAAATTcgggtaaatttatttttttcgactcGTTCGCCAGTCGTTCGGCTAGTGTGGCGGCAATCAAAGGGTGAATATCATGGTTCGTTTCTGACGACGCTGCCACCGACACCGGTGATTGTTCATCGTCTTCCGGTTGATTCAAATCTGCAATTGGTTCGTTTATGGCAGCACTAGCCTGGCTTTCTACGGGTATCGGTCCACCAACCTCGGGTTTGCTTTCTTCACTATCGCCTTCGTGAAGTACGATTTCTGAGATCGCATTATCCGAATTTGGTGGTTGTACGTAATCTGCGCCATTATTGCTTGTTTCCGGTGCAATTGCGTTAATTGCGCTGTCGTTTGATAGTTCCGAGTCCGGCTTTGGTTCAGTGGAATCATCGGATTTTACTTCTTCGGCTTCGGCGCTTATGATAACTTCCGGCGCTGCAAGTTTAATATCTTGCACAACAGGATCAGTTTCTTCTACTGTCTGAATATCATTTTGTAACAGAGATTGGGGTTCAACTTTAGCATCTTCGGCAATTAAGGTGTCATCGTGCTCATGATAAACACGTTCGTCCTCACTCATTTCATTTGTTTCTAAAGCCTCTGAAGCGTTTGTTTCCTCCTTGTGTTCTAAGTGATGAGTATGTTCGCTATCCGATGAAACAGGATTACTAATCTCATCAACTACTTCCATTTCTTTAGTGTTATCACCTACTGTGACAGTTTCGTCTTGATGCAATTGTTCTAAAGATGAACTACTAACTTCTTCATCTACGACTTCTTGTGCCGTATTCTCACTTTCGTTTTCTTCAACCGGATCGAATGTATCGGCATTCAACTGGTGATGATCGAATTCGCTAATAAAATTATCACTAATTGGCATTACTATAGTGCCAATGATTGGTTCGCTTGCCTGCGGTTGGATCGATTCGTCGGGAGGTAGCAGGTCTTGCGAAGGTATTTCTGTCTCAACATTGGCATTACTTGGCAGCGAAAGTTTACCGCCTTCGGCTCCGTCGCTGTTGTCGTTGCCGCTAGCCGCCTCCGTTTCTTCTCCATCTGGATAAAAAGCGGCTGATTCTTCACATGGGAAACCTAGCTGGCCAGCATGCACGCATGTTTGATACATTTGGCTGAAGACTGTTCTCTCAGCACAAATGAAACTGAAACGGGCTCTGTCCTGGCATCGATGGAAAATCTGAAATTATAACAGAAGAGGTGTTATGTAGAATTGATGGAGGCGTGTGGTTGTTTGTCAAATATGCAAACTGCTTGTTACATGAGACGGAGAAAAACTGCGTGCTGACAGAAACCAATGTTTAATATACACATAACACcttcatttttcaaatgttcCTTGCATTTAAAgttattttccaaaaaccgaaTTAGCTAGTTCATATATGAGTTGACAAAATAGTCCTACTGCTTAGACTAACCTGACAGTCATTATCAATGTCAACGTAGAATCCATCGGTTCGATTCGCACATACAAATGAATGGTTAATGTCATCACGTATCTCTTCGGCACCGGCTGGTAACACGTAGGCGTATGCTTTCACTTGTTTGCCCTgtaatgaataaaaaaacgaattgaaaaaattaatgcGGAATTGCCGTGTGTCATAGAACAAAAGTCATAAAAATAGTTTTCATAAGGGCACACAACTATTCTCGCTAATGGCAAACGAATTGGTCACTAATTTATGCTGTAATACTGAAAGGGAAATTAAAAACACCTAATATGACACTCTTGTTTGGGAATCGATGGAATGCCGAATAGTGTGTGGCTAATCGTTTATATTCAATGCAAAGTTAATAATAATTAATGATAATTGATCTACGCAAGCTTACTGAGTGTATTTGACAAATGGAAAATCATCGGACAGAATCCTAGTAGAATTAGATTTCTCCAACAACTGTTGATTTAAACATACACCATCAAGACACATAAACTTAGAATTTTGAGGAAAATTCACACTCATGCAAATTCGTTTACGGTGAAATGAGGTACATTTTATGTAGATGACGACATGAGAAGGTTTATTTGCGTTTTTTCTGCTCTCAAGTTTCCACAGTTAAATCTAATTCGTTTTCTATTTAAGAGCCTAAGTTTTGTATacagatattaaaaaaaaagtttattcaaaaaatGAGGTTTATTAGTGCAGTCCACTAGTTCTCAGTAGTTTTGACTTCGCGGCTCCTTCAAAGAGCACAAAGCACATAGAGCTTCACGGCCCTTTTAAAGAATTCTAGACACAAGTTTTCTGACACAAGGCTGTATTTGTCAGTCTCATATCGTCCTACATGGTTAATTTGTTTCATATCTTGGTTTGAAATCGTAGAAGGGATAAGAATCCGCTACTACAGAAGTATATAGATAGAAATATCAATCACCAGTGAAAATTACCTAGGTCTTCGCGACTCACCTAGGCGGACTTCACGACCCTCTTGCCGCCCGCGAAACCCCGGTAGGGAACCACCGGTGTACTTGTTCTAGAACACATGCATACGTTTCAATTATCGAGTTATTCTTCGAACATGTCTCACTTTAAAGGCAGCAAACTTAAAACAACTCCTATATCAATATTGTGAGAAACATAGTTGAACGTAGTTGTTGAGATTAAAGTTTGAACATCTGAAATTCTTAGTGATTTTGAAACTCAACCGGAGTTCTTTAAAAGTATCATCATCGATAGTAAGACTTTTCTATTGAAACCATCTGCAGCTAGTTGTTATGCTTTTCAACTCTTATTATTTTACTTTACCAGCTAATTTCAGTTGTTGTCTTATGACTTCGTTTTGTATTTAGTAAAGTGAGCAATATATGTAGTTttacgaggatgcgaaaaatgacgAGAATGGAAGCTGTgacttagacttagaaaaagATCTAACTATTGTTTGAATAACAACACGTATTCGCAATATAAGTTTGaatacaaaatgtttcaaattttttgtttaCTTGCGCAGTCGAGTTTAGAGTTAAAATTCTTCTCATTTGCTTATTGCTAAATGACAATACATCGCTTCTAAGAGGAAGGGGGTGACATTGTTACACATACACCAATACATCCAAAAACTTAGACGAAAACTTTTGAGTTTGACACATTGATTCCTGTAAACAAACTTTTAGCCATGTTATTCAGcagaaataaaatatttaaatttcttcTGTTCTACTAATATCACAGTAGAATGTTTCCATGAGAAAAATTGTTGCTGTGTAatcaaatcatgaaaaaaaaaaacatcgaaatcaCAGCTGTTCTTTGGACCAAGTAACGTTTGGGTCGTTTGCACTTACACGAATCGGTACAGTTCTTGCTTGACATAATCCGATCACAATCGCTAGTATTAATATTACAACACGACACATTATCTttattatttgtgtttttttttatgcacAACTTTTTATAACATCAATACTTTCACACACAACGGTTCATCGATTGGAACAAACTTTACTGGATCCAGCCAGTGTTTCAGTTCCAAACTGATTAATCACAGCACCAAAACGCCAGCACTCTCACTGCTGCTACTTCGTCTGACAGGCAATACTATTATGTGCTGAAATTTCGCCAAAGAAATCAATTTATAGTGAAATTTGATGCACACTAACACCAAACTGTCACCGAAACAACGAACTCGAACTTCCACGGTCTGCGAACACGAATAAGTATGGTCCCCGGTGTAAGCTTGTGGTCGGTAGGTGACTAACAGTGTCCCATGATGAGCCCTTCCTTGCCGGCCGGTGTGGGACACCGGTAGCAATACCAGCACTAGCACAGCACGCAGGTACGCCAGGTAGGAGAATTATTGCGGTAAATGCAACGATACATGTTAATTAGCATTCCGTCCTCAGAACCGTTGCGACCGAAGATGACCAAAGCATAGGTATTTAGATGAATTGAATATTACCCGATAGTTTGTATCAATAAATTGATTTGTTGAATACATACACATCAGAATTATATTCCATTAGTTAAAACAATATGTCAGCCTCCTAGTTAGAGAAGAGGTAAAAAGTATTTTATCGATCATTTACTGTAAATATATACGagttatttataaaatttttggAACGGCGTGTCTGGTAAATGGAGTTGTTATATaacttgcaattaattttaaggAGTATAACCTCAGTATTTCAGATTAGTTGAGTTATCGTGTACATAAAGATTAGACTCGAAAAAAAATGAGATACACAGGTATGATCACCAAAAATTCAGTTTGAATCATATACTTctcaaattttcagggattgaaTTACTATTTATTAGCTATGTTTTGGcataatttatttattgaatttcCTCCCCCAAGTTGAACGCTCGTACATTTCTCTTAGCACTGCTCATGAGATCTTGGGCGAGGCTTTGCCCATCTTCCATACACAATGTCTCTCAGTTTTTCTTCAAAGCTTCATAAGTTTTGAATGTTATACTTCATTATCGCTTAAAACTTTTCGATCGGACGAAGTTCTGGTGAATTTGGCGGGTTGGCTCTTATTATCTTACCGGAAGTTGTTTAGATAATATTTAGTATAAGGAAAGTTGGTTTTATTTATCTAGCTTTGATATGTTACAATCAAATTGCATTAGCTCTTGCACCAACTGGTATTGTAGTTATTGCGTTTGGGTTTGAGGTAAATGTTGTCAATTTTGAGGGCAGGAGAGCATAGCAAAATCATAACAGTTTTGAGCAGACGGGCATagcaaaatcataactcatcaataacgtATTTTGttatgagattttttttattgctttattaaggtggctttcagccacaggctggttcgccaccgaCGGTTATGATACCTTATCGTGTTGTTTGACAGATATTCTCGATTCCAACACGCGTATCGAATGGATGTCAAATTTTGATACCATATCATGTGCCTTTCACAGgatatttgaatttattttcacatgTTTCATTGGAGACGCGTTCTTAAGTTAAAAAAAGTTTGCTTTTGTTACAATACAAACCCTGTTCGATGTTGGAACGTTTCGTTTTCGacacggttcaattttggccCTGTTCGATTTGGCgtatgtgccaaaaacgaactgttttttttattcacgaTTTTAGTTATCTCGTTTTTTCTTAAACAAAGTTAGGTTCAATATCCGCCGAAAGAGAGGTATTATGGGCCATCATTCTGCCTTGGTCTAAGTCGGCCTCTAATTACTCAGGTTATCATATCAAGTGTCTATGTCGTCATAGGCCACATGCGGACCGGTTCCGATTGTGTTCCGGAAACTCTCATACTCTATTGAGCCAAaatccatcaagcgacacctctaaCCACTTGGAATCCTACAGCTAGTCCATTGGTGTCCATAGAGTCGAAGTCATCATAGGCcacttaaaaagtaaaaaaaatatgacgAAAGAAAaccgtttgtttttgacatggttcgattttggcaaaataaaaagtttgaaCGCGTTGCCGAAATCGAACGGGACCTGTAATTCAGAAATATCGGAACCGattattttcgttattttcaatgcaagttaCTGGTTTGCTATTCACAATATCAAGATATGTTACTTATATCGTCCTGGAGGAACAACaatttgttattatattttgttattttaccaactacaaccaaattaagatcaaaatgcGGTTTTGTGTAATACAGGGTgtttaataagttcgaatacaactttTCATCGTTATATAGGTGCACACCATGTGTATTCTGTGTAATACTATTGGTGTCAGCTTTAGCCTCATACATAGAAATCCGGCGCAAACTGTTTccgaagctgcaaaaacgtgatcgaaattattttgacccaaaaacattgattttagagccgtaacgtcttcagcaaagttgttccattaattattttccatgttatagaagttgaaATTCCACGATTAATCCATTCAATAGTGAGAaacaaattttacttttctcattttggaatataaaaatccattttgtttagcaaagttgtagtaaattttaaaagaaacaactttgtggaagacaacatacttctatctatctatttaaatggacttttgtggagttttccatAGATCATTACTaagaatcttttttttactatttaaCGTTTTATAGttattttctacatttttttcgaagaaagtttttttatctcacatatatttttggttgtttacgatttttactagaataatgcgctaatttacactaattactcttaACTCAAAATATAATGTTTTTGGAGttgtagtgtcttcagtaaaattgttctattaatttttctccattttgtagaagttgaaattttgtgattaatccacctaatagtgagaaatgagttttatttttctcatttttgcatataaaaatccctATTGCTGGgtaaagttttagcacattttataaggaacaactttgtcgaagacgctatacttttttttctcatatcatttatttgacacggcacaaatacaatttaatgtttaacggcgccagcaatatctgatgacttaaaatcttaaagcaaattttttatcctcgctgccgactacgagctgaaattaagtctatcttaaaactaggatgtatttttcaatcagtgttttgtagtttgatggtcgtctgatgctcttcgaatggccatgaatatgcagcatgtatggatttgttctgctgagccacgatgtcatgagctggaagaggggcttgtaattctcgggtcctgaaggtattgtgcggggtctagttgctggttatggttcgttgttgttgttcgctggtgtttaagtggcctatggtatgtgtcgctgagccaagatatcactgaaggcctcgggttctcaggtcctggtgaattcgtgtggggtgcagttgttgattccaaaatctctgcttaaggttcaaacgtgttcttgtcgttttgttgggtgtagactgaggggaacgggactagactggggcatggatggattttaggaaaatgtatatgagggtcatgtagggtatgtcacggctcgccaagacatcacgaacaggaacagctggccgtctacctccggcctgaaggaaagctactaatttagacctggcgtcacggtggacagggcatgaccaaacaacgtgctctatgtcgtgataaccttcgccacaggcacagataccactttccccgagcccaatacgacggagatgcgcatcaaatctatagtgattggacataagccgagacaacacgcaaatgaaatctcgacctacatccaatcccttgaaccacggattcgtcgataccttggggattatggaatgtaaccaccttcccagttcccctctggtccaagaactttgccaactgatgatcgtgttctgacgtacaaatgcgaaaaattcattgaaagcaattggtcttacataaatttcaccgtttgatgcgcccaccttagccaaagagtccgctttctcattacccggtatcgagcagtgagaaggacccacactaaggtaatctgaaacgatttttcggataaagcactcaaatgttcccgtattttccccaggaagtaCGGAGAGTGCTGAAcgtctttcatcgatcggagagcctcaatggaactgagactgtccgtaaagatgaaataatggtccgtgggcattttttcgatgatccctagggtgtactgaattgcagctaattcggcgacgtaaacagaagcaggattatcgagcttatgggagacggttaaattgttattgaagataccgaagccagtggacccatcgataagTAATCCggcagtgtagaacatattgtcgcagttgatgtttcgataattattggaaaaaattttggggatctgctgcacgcgtaaatgatccgggattccacgagtttcttctatcatggattaTCGAataacacagtagaatcagaagtatttaataagttgacacgatttggaaaattcgaagaagggttaatattttgtgacatgtgattgaaatacaatgtcataaaacgggtttgagaattaagctcgattaacctttcaaaattttcaatcacaggacggttcaagacctcacatttgataagaatacgagaagacaggctccagaagcggtttttcaatggtagaactccagctaagacctccaaactcatcgtatgggtcgattgcatgcaacccaaggcgatacgcaaacaacgatattgtattcgctccagtttgatcaaatgtgtgtttgctgcggagcggaagcagaaacacccgtactcaattaccgacaatatcgttgtttggtaaagccttataaggtctcccgggtgtgctccccaccatgatccggttattgtacgaataaaattcactctttgttggctttttttcatcagatacctaatgtgacaaccccaggtgcctttagagtcgaaccagataccaagatacttgtgtactaaaacctgagaaatcgttttacccattaattgtggctggagctgagctggttcatgcttcctagaaaaaactactctctcagtcttctcccgagagaattcgatacctagctgtagagcccaagcagacaaattgtccaaggtatcttgcaatggtccttgcaaatcggcaactttggctcctgtaacagaaaccacgctgtcgtctgcaagttgtcttatcgtgcatgaatttgccagacattcgtcgatgtcatttacataaaaattgtaaagaagggggcttaaacatgagccctggggaagacccatgtagctaattcgaaaagttgccaaatcgccatgcgtaaaatgcatgtgcttttcggacaacaaattgtgcaaaaaattgttcaaaattgcagaaaatccttgtgtttgcccgaaagaatgtcaatagaaacggaatcaaaagcccccttaatgtccaagaacgcagacgccatttgttctttgcgagcatacgccagctgaatatctgttgaaagcaacgcaagacaatcattcatccctttggcacggcgggagccaaattgagtatctgatagtagaccatttgattcgacccaatggtcagaacgacggagtatcattttctccatcaatttccggatacaggatagcattgcaatcggcctataggagttgtgatcagaggctggttttcccggtttttggatggcgatcaccttcacttgcctccaatcctgcggtacaatattttgctccaggaacttattgaacaagttcaacaagcacctcttggcattgccgggtagattcttcaacaagttgaatttgattctatctaacccaggcgcgttattgttacaggacaggagggcatttgaaaattctgccatcgtaaaaggtgattctatcgcgtcgtggcccggagacgcatcgcgaacaaagttttgcgcaggaacagagtctggacatactttcctggcaaaatcaaatatccacctacttgaagactcttcgctttcgttgaccgttacgcgattccgcattcttctggctgtgttccaaagagtgctcatcgatgtctccctcgacgtctcgttcacgaaccgacgccaatatccgcgtttctttgctttagccaagcttttaagcttagtatcaagctccgaataccgtatatagtcgccaggtatacctttcttctgataggccaaaaacgcgtcggatctttgcgtgtagacatcggagcactcttggtcccaccacggagtgggaggccgttctttgatcgttacgccgggatatttcttcgtttgggcttgcaacgcggcttcgagaatcaagcccgcgagaaggttgtattcttcaagtggtggatgatgttgaatcgactcgacagcttctgaaaccatttcctcgtataacttccaatcaacattccgtgtgaggtcatacggaatgtcaattggccgcatgcgagttgactcgttggtaattgaaataagaataggcaaatggtcgctaccgtgaggatcgaggattaccttccatgtgcaatccaaccgtagcgacgtcgaacataaagagagatccaaagcacttgggcgcgctggaggtttcgggaca encodes:
- the LOC129722993 gene encoding uncharacterized protein LOC129722993: MCRVVILILAIVIGLCQARTVPIRGKQVKAYAYVLPAGAEEIRDDINHSFVCANRTDGFYVDIDNDCQIFHRCQDRARFSFICAERTVFSQMYQTCVHAGQLGFPCEESAAFYPDGEETEAASGNDNSDGAEGGKLSLPSNANVETEIPSQDLLPPDESIQPQASEPIIGTIVMPISDNFISEFDHHQLNADTFDPVEENESENTAQEVVDEEVSSSSLEQLHQDETVTVGDNTKEMEVVDEISNPVSSDSEHTHHLEHKEETNASEALETNEMSEDERVYHEHDDTLIAEDAKVEPQSLLQNDIQTVEETDPVVQDIKLAAPEVIISAEAEEVKSDDSTEPKPDSELSNDSAINAIAPETSNNGADYVQPPNSDNAISEIVLHEGDSEESKPEVGGPIPVESQASAAINEPIADLNQPEDDEQSPVSVAASSETNHDIHPLIAATLAERLANESKKINLPEFIVSTVADLRKGIPSLPLRRRRTFLFKADAV